In the genome of Raphanus sativus cultivar WK10039 chromosome 9, ASM80110v3, whole genome shotgun sequence, the window gtttttaaaaaatagtgttacaataagatatacatttttatattttcaatgtaatagTTGTCAACTAACAATGAAaatttttgaagtttaaaaaaataaatctattttgtaaagttttattggttagaaaatatataaattataaaattttagaaaacaatgcatttataactaagttttaatatgttttattaaaaaatgtgaaaattttaaaacacatattattttgaaacgaatggattatatattttatatgtataaagcAAACAACAGATCATGTAGCTTTTGAATTCTTGAAGATTAGATATCGCATATATAAAGACTATACGCGTAGGCTCTATTGTAAATTATTCaagaagcaaaaagaaaaatcacaTCGTAATTCAGAACCGTATCACATTTTGTTAGTCGTTTAGTCGTTTACCGATTGGTCTGTTCATCATCAACATATCTCTTCCAAAGCCAATGCTGTCTCCACAGAAGATAAACCTCTTCAATAGGAACCTGCTTCGTCTCCGGCAACAGAAAGTAAACGAAACTTCCCATCCCGAACACAAGTCCGGCGAATAAAAGGAATATTCCGTACTTGAGATGGCACAGAGACACTAGGAAACACTGCGCGATAAGCGCCGTGAAGAAAAGGTTTACGCACACCACAACACTCTGACCAGCCGATCTTGTCTCTAGTGGGAATATCTCGCTCGGAACTAACCATCCCATTGGTCCCCATGACCGACCATACGCCAGCACAAACAGACAAATAAGGATCACAAGAACCAAACCTAGCGACTTCGGTAGCTCTTTGCCTTCCCCAAACTTCAACGCTAGTGTTACTCCTACGACAACCTACAAAAAGAgcattttagggtttagtgctTTTTTGGAAAGTTACTtgtataacaagttagaacccCTAGCTCATAGGAAAAGAgtattttagggtttttatggAACTTGCACGGCAAGGTACAAGCATTCACCATATAACAAAACATCTCTACGCTAGCTTCAAGAAGAAGGAACCTTCTTCCAAATTTATCAGCCGAGTACATAGACATGATTGCGGCAATAACAAGCGCAGCGTTTGTCATTGTGGACGAGATAAACGACGCGGAACCACCAAACCCTAAGCTCTGGAACATAACAGGAGCATAGAACAAAATCGAGTTCATTCCAGTTAGCTGCTGGAACGCAGGAAGGCCAATAGCTCCAATCACTAGCTGCGGTCTGTTCCTACGAGCAAGAAGGTTCCTAAACGGATTCTTGACGGCTCTTGCAGCTTCACTAGCTTCAACAAGATCCTGAAACTCAGCTTCGATATTGTTCGTGCCACGTACTTTGATCAGTACGGCTTTGGCTTCCTCTAGCTTACCTTGTTCGACAAGACTGTTTGGTGTCTCGGGTAAGAAGAGCCCGCCGATGAACATGAGTGTTGCTGGTACAACTGCGAGGCCAAGAGAGAGTCTCCATCCCCATGGATGGATTTGATCCGTTTTGTAGTTTATCAGATTAGCCACTAAGATGCCAATGCAAGTTGTTAGCTGGAAAAGCTGGTTCACCGTTCCTCGGATCTTTGCTGGAGCCATCTCCGAGAGGTATAATGGAACCGCCTATAAACGCAAACGTAGAAATTAAACCGAATGTTAAAAAGTATAGAAATTAAACCGAATGTTCAAAAGTATAGTCCGATTATGGACACAACCGGATGAAACATTCGACTTGAACTTTAAAGTTTATACATATGTTGCATATCCctaatttatttgaattttttaaaattaaaatcaactTGGAATTATTATGGTCCTCTAAATTTTAGATTCGGCCCTGGTTAAAAGTAAAATTGCATAAAACCGGTTTAGTCGTTTAGAGTTTAGAGATTTGCCTGGTTTCCGAAACCAATGCCTATTCCGAGGAAGATCCGACCAAGGATTAGCATGAGGATGTTTTTAGCAGCGGCGTTGACAACTCCTCCAAGGAAGAAACTGACGGAGCCGACGAGGATGCTTCCTCTCCTGCCATAGATTCTGGTGACATAAGAAGCTCCGAAGGTGGAGATCAAACCGGCGAAGTAGAGAGAAGAGGTGAAGAGTGTGAGGATTTGGTTGTCGTATTTGCAGTAATCTGTTTCGTGCATATGCATTTGCTTTCTTTTGTAGATTCCTGGGAAGAACTCTATCAAGAAATCGTCCATTGATGTAACACCACCTGCGTTTATAACATGGAATAAGAAACAAAATGAGAACAGCAAGTCCTGCATTAATTCCTTGAGCCACAAGAAACTAAAGATTTGGAGCTTAGGCAATACACCATTAACAAAACTGAGGGTGTAAATGTATGtaataaaatgaattaaaattaatgGGACAAAATGAATGAAGTTATTTGTTTTcaattatatatgatttatccCATTAATTCCATGTATTCATTTCATTCcatacttttatttaatttatatccCATTCCATATATTCATTTCATtccatactttttttttaattatcatgAATGCTTTTCAATGTCATtcacaataaataaaatattttccgTTTAACTTGTATAATACTTTGGAGTTATATGAACAGCTAATTACACAGTTCTATTCATAAAAATAGCACTGAGTTGCTGAACGTTGTCCGAAAGAGGACAGATTTTTTTGGACAAAAGCAGATAAAGAAAGCTCAGGAGAAGAAATAGAGAAACACAGAACACCGTATGTTGCTGAGTTTCTTTTGACAAGAACGTAGATATGGAGCTTAAGCAAGTGATACTTATCAAACTACAGCTGATAGGTTCCAGAAACAAGACTTGAGACTTTCCAAATTCGACTTTTTGATTGATACAAGAAAAAACTTAGATGGAGAAAGCTTAGATAAAATTACCAGAGACTCCTAGATCATAGCCGAAGAGAGAACCTCCTAAGGATCCGACGATGCAAGCGAATATGAAGTAAGCAGTGATACGATGCTCATATAGATGAGCTCTCTTCAAGGCACCTTCGTCTGCAAGAACTCCACCAGCCATAGCTTATGCGTTGAGTGTGATTAGAGAGGAGCAAAATCTCTTTTGTAGTTTTGATCGAACAACTAGTAGTGAGTATACTCAAAGCTTTTAGAGATAAAAAAATAGAAGGTTAATTATAATAGCAGATATACTTTGACTAGTTCCATCTCCTTATCCCTTTTTATAAGGAAAGGATTCTTGACTTCATCTTTGTTATTTAGTCCATGCATGTTGGTTGgtactatttaatattttcctTCGTAGATTACTTATTATAGATGTATGATGTACTTCATATAGAACAACtcgatcaaaaatatttaaaaagtcaAAACTTGTTCACTAGTATTGTTTTAGTAACAAGATAAATAAAGACCCTAAAcgtaaaatatacaaaaacataCGAAAGTTGCATGTGAGCGATTCATGCAAGTTTTTCCgcatctttgttgttgtttagtTAGATGTGTTTAGTACATGAATGAGTGAGTGGTTGAAAAGAAGTTAAAATGCTCTTTTCATCGCTAAAATTTCTCAGAATAGATTAGGAAAGTAGGTTATTCCTATGGTTCCAATTCTATTTATCAACAATTTATTACGAAACATGGTATGTTGTCTGAATTAAAATCttgttaaaaaaacttaaacatctgatttttcttataaatgcTCGTTTTAGAATGGttgaagaaatattttaaatctataAAGTGTTAGTAGgtaatagtaatataaagagATAAGTTCTTTACTAATTCGAATTTCTATGGAGTACTAAATTTTCTTaaattggaaatttttaaaagctgaTTTTAGACCATGGTATAATAAAGTCCTGAACCTATAATAGTAAGAgaataaaaacttaaatatgTAAGTTTTAATGAACTTTGCTCGTGATATGAAAAAGAAATCGCCAATGAATACGTGACACGTCAGTAAATTAAAGTCGTGGAAAAGGATTTAGCTTCCCGCAACCTCCAAAGCACAAAAAGGGAAGCTTTTTCCTTTTTAGGCTTTCTCTTTATCTTCCACGTGGAAATTctgaattaaaaataatttcgaaaaactaaaaaaatctcGATTTTTGTTCAaagttccaattttttttttttttttaatttctcctTTGATACGAGCAACTTCGAAGGGgaactctgtttcttcttcttcttcttcttcttaattgGGGAAAACGAATTGATCCGAGGCTCTCAAACTCTCGTGAGTGCAATTTCTCGTTCTATCGGATCGTCTTGATCGGGTCGTCgattttagggttttgtgaAATCGTGCGTTTGATTTTAGTTATGGGCACTGGTCATTTCGTGTCGATTGTCTCTCCCCTTCTCTGTTAGACATTCTAGGGTTCCAAAGATTtgattttcatataaaaaagtTCAGTAAATAGTTGATTTTGATGTTAAAACGttcaaaaataattgattttgatattaaaatgttcaaaaagatttgattttgattataaaaCAGTCTAATTCCTGTCTTGTTTACTCGTTAATGcaggttttctttttataaccATTGCACATTGCCATAGCTTTGAATAAAGGATTAGTCTTTCGGTTTATCTATAAAGCTTAATGGAACACTTGTTTTGGTGAAAAGTGTCCTTCCTCTTACTTGATTTTTGTGCTTTCACTGTATCTGAAAATAATGGAGTGGAGGGGAATCCTCTGCTCTCTCTTCTTTATTCTTTCCGTGGGAGAGTCCTCAAGTAGATTCAGGATCATGTGGCTTCCTAACCTTGGTGGTGTTGATTTTGTTGCTGGAACATACTTCACTTGGCCAATCTTAAGCGCCAGTGTTTTCGTCGCTGTTGCCTTCCTCCTCTCCATGTATCTCATCTTTCAACACCTTGCTTCTTATAACCAGCCTGAGGTTTGTTAATTGTTTATcacatttcttttaaaaacactcaGACATTTCTTGTTTACTTGTTCATAATAAATGATAAGTTTACTTGTTTACTGTTACAGGAACAGAAGTTTCTTATTGGACTTATTCTGATGGTCCCTGTATATGCCCTGGAATCGGTAGGATTGATAAGCTTACTATATATGTTAAATCCCATACTTGTAGTGTGCACTCTCCTTTAAGATTTacatttgttattattttcttgtagtTTCTGTCTTTGGTGAATTCAGAAGCAGCTTTTAACTGCGAGGTGATTAGGGATTGTTATGAAGCCTTTGCCCTCTACTGCTTTGAGAGATATATGATAGCTTGCCTAGGTAATGATGCTTCATTTAATCAACATTCTTGATTCACTTCAAGACATCTTTGGGATCTCTGCTGACTTGTAATTCTTACTTTCATCTGCAGATGGAGAAGAAGGTACGATTGAATTCATGGAACAGCAGACAGTGATCACCCAGACCACTCCTCTTCTCGAAGGCACCTGTTCTTATAAAGTCGTGGAGCATCCTTTTCCAATGAACTGCTTCCTTAAAGACTGGAATCTTGGTCCTCAGTTCTATCATGCTGTCAAAATTGGCATTGTTCAATATGTATGTACTACTACTCTCACAAAAATCTTGTGTGGACTATATGATGTATCACTGACCTTCTGCTTCTTCAGATGATACTGAAAATGATCTGTGCTCTATTAGCAATGCTCCTTGAAGCCTTTGGAGTTTATGGAGAAGGGAAGTTCCAATGGAACTACGGGTATATCTTCTTATTACCTTCTTCCCTTCCCTTCTTTGTCTTTGATTCTAACGTGTTGTCTCATTTGCAGGTATCCATATCTGGCTGTAGTCCTGAACTTCAGTCAAACATGGGCACTGTATTGCCTTGTACAGTTCTATAATGTCATCAAAGACAAGCTAGCACCCATCAAACCATTGGCCAAGTTCTTAACGTTCAAGTCTATTGTATTCCTCACCTGGTGGCAAGGCATCATCGTCGCGTTCCTCTTCTCCATGGGGCTTTTCAAAGGGTCGTTGGCTAAGGAGCTTAAAACGAGAATACAAGACTACATCATCTGCATTGAGATGGGTGTTGCTGCTGTGGTTCATCTCTACGTCTTCCCAGCGGCTCCGTACAAGCGTGGAGAGAGATGCGTCCGTAACGTGGCGGTGATGTCGGATTACGCCTCTATAGACACGCCTCCTGACCCGGAAGAGGTTAAAGACAGCGAGAGGACGACTAGGATACGGTACGGGAGACATGATGACGAGAGCGAGAAGCGGTTGAACTTCCCGCAGAGCGTGCGTGATGTGGTGATGGGGAGCGGGGAGATCATTGCCGATGACATGAGGTTCACGGTGTCTCACGTGGTGGAGCCGGTCGAGAGAGGGATAGCGAAGATAAACAGAACGTTCCATCAGATATCTGAAAACGTGAAAAGGTTTgagcagcagaagaagaagaagggaaagACGAAGGATGACTCGTATGTGATTCCACTGAATCCATGGACGAGAGAGGTTCGTGAGAATCTCCATGAAGGAGGGAGTGTGAGTGACAGCGGTTTAGGAAGCACAACAAAGCGGCATCACCACGAGTCTAGTATCTCGGGACTGTGGACTAGAATGCGAAGgtgaacacacacacacagttCTGAAGATGCATGCCTTGCTTTTTGAAAGTCTTCCATCTTCGTGATCACTTAACAAAGAAGCTTGTAGATGTTATGAGATGATGCTAACTAGTAGCTAGTTTTCTCTCACTCTTTTATACAAAACTTTATCGAGATGTTGGAATCTGTATTCCGTTAATGACAGATTgcttacacaaaaaaaaaaaatattgtgaaaAAAGAATCTTATCCTAGTCTTTGTTGTGAACCAACATCCATGTTGTGTTTGTTCTCATTTCTCGAATCTACTACCATTCAAAATGGATGTTATTATAACCAATGCCGAAGAAATTGTTACTGTAACTAGGTATTTTGTGGAAGAAATCATTAGACTGTAACTGGGTATTTATATAGGAATTTGAAGTCTAAAAGGGaattaaaagttaataaattagttgtttatatattatgctatatatttatattagatattttattttattttaggtttaatttatttttgctaaatatcggcatgtttaatttattttgatgaattataaaaattagataGACTGAAGATGAACTTTTGGAGTTACATTAATAGTATTACTATAGTCAgtttatgttaatttatatCTAGATTGATTTTAACCAGTTAAatcatattttctaaaaatcgTTTCAGTTATGACCAATTTACCGATTAGACGGACAACTTACTGATTCTTAAAACATTGGTTATTTATAACCATTCCAAAGAGGTACAAGCTGCAAAATAACTagtaaagaagagagaacaTCTTCAGACATCAGGACAGGAACAGCGTCAAACTAATGAACCAGACTTGTAATTTAGGTAGAGAGTAGAACTTGGTAACAGCATACAATGTAATAATAACACAACAAATCAAACATTGTTCTTCATCAAGGCATAGACTTAGCCATTTGTCTGAGAAGAAACTTCTGAATCTTTCCAGTAGAAGTCTTAGGAAGCTCCTCCTGAAAAACCACATTCCTTGGAACCATATACTTTGGCAGCTTCCTCTTGCAGAActctcttatctctttctcaGACACAATTACCCCGTCACGAGACTTCAAGCTCACGAACGCGCACGGTGTCTCTCCCCACATCTTGTCTGGCTTAGCCACCACAGCCGCTTCCTTAACCACAGGGTTCGTGTACAGAACCGTCTCAACTTCAGTGCTGCTGATGTTCTCCCCTCCGCATATGATCACGTCCTTTGATCTATCCTTGACTTCCAAGTAACCGTCCGGGTGCATCACACCCATGTCTCCCGTGTAGAACCACCCGTCTTCTCTCATACTCGCCGCGGTACCTTCAGGGTCTTTGTAGTAACCCAGCATGACCGAACCACCTCTGAAGACGATCTCTCCCACGGTTACTCCATCGTGCTTCACGCTTTTACCCGTTAGCGTGTCTCTCACGTCAACATCCGCAAACACAGCTGTTCTAATCCCTTGCCTTGATTTCAGTTTTGATCTCTCACTTGCCTCCAAACCATCCCACTCAGGCTTCCACGCGCACGAGACATTCAGACAGCCAGTTTCTGTCAGCCCGTAACCGTGACCAACATCAAAACCTAGACTCTCTGCGCTGGAGATAACCGTCTCCGGCGGAGGAGATCCAGCTGTCATAACCCTAACAGGCTGTTTAAGCTGTCTCCGAGCTGGATAATTAGTTAACATGTTGAGAACCATCGGCGCAGCGCACATGTGTGTCACGTGATGCTCGTCTATCAACTCGTAGATAGTCTTTGCGTCAACTCTTCTAAGGCATATGTTTGTAGCCCCAACAGCGGCTGTGCCCCATGTGTAGCTCCAGCCGTTAGCGTGAAACATCGGTAACGTCCAGAGGTAAACCGGCCGGTTAGGCATAGACCAGTCGAGCAGAGAGTTAACCGTGCTCATGAAAACGGCACGATGGCTGAGCACCACACCTTTAGGAGACGACGTCGTTCCGGAGGTGTAGTTAAGCACCATTGGGTTCCACTCGCTGCTAGGACGCACCCACTTGAACTTCGCGTCTCCTCTCTCCATGACACCTTCGTACGTGTCTAGAAACTCCACGTCAGAAGACAGCGACGTCATGTTGTTGACGTCATCTTGGAGTAGGACGAGGCGTGGCTTCTCGTTCTTGGACAAGAACGAGACAGCTTCAAGAACCAAAGAACTCGAGTGGTGGTCGACGAAAACGAGCTTGGTTTCGCTGTGACGCAGAAGGACTGAGAGGGCGTTAGCGTCTAAGCGAGGGTTGATGTTGTTGAGGATGGCCCCGGACATTGGAACCGCGAACTGAAGCTCGTAGACGGAAGGAACGTTGGGACCAATAACGGATACGACTTGGCCACGGTTGATCCCGAGGGAAGAGGAAGATAGAGTCGAAGCTATGCGGAGACAACGAGAGTGAGTCTCGGACCAAGTATGGACGGTGGTTGCGTGGAGGAGGGAAGGAGAGTCGCCGTAGACGGAGGCGGCTCGTTCTAGGAAGCCGAGAACAGTGAGAGGTGATGAGTTTGAAGGGTGTGGGAGTAAAAGTTCCATAGTTGATAATGTCTTATTGTCTTAGATCGTTTCACTATAATGTGTTTTTAAGTTATCACTTTTGATACTGCATTAGTggaatatatataagtattttcttCGTATGTGTGTAGGTGAAACAGTAATCATTATCTTGCAATATTATATTTCTAGGTTAAGCTAATACTAGAATTACAAGTAGTATTTGGGATAATCATATCAAACTTTTGAAGAATCACAAAGTATGGTTTGTTTCAAGTATATAGATTATCAGAAAATCAAACAAAGAATTAATATCTTTTCTTTGGAACAAACGTGTAAACGTAATATGGTAATAAGAAGCAAAATGAATTTAAGCAAGATAAAAGAGTACTAATCTGgcattagctttttttttttgacaactacTAATCTGGTATTAGCTATTATTATAAGAGATTGTATAGTTTgcataaaaagaaagataatataaCAAGACGTAATTGCATATATCTACCGACAAAGATGTGAATTTCCTCAGCGACCCAGTTAATGCTCAAAGGTTGTTGGAGAGTGGAAGTTTGGAAACGCAACCTATTTATGTAAATTGAATTTATCCTAGATGCAACGAATTGCGAACATGCTTTATTGATGTATTTTTAAGATtgttaattaatacaaaacGACATAGTCGATGTTTTGTGTAGTAACTAGTAACTTTAAGGGAACGTGAATACATTTACATGCATAATGCATGCGTGGAATTAATTGAGAATGCATATTTACCACATACTTAGCCTGTATCTTTAGTCATTTTAGGTTACTAAACCTTTTAAAATGAAGGAAGCACGAAAATAATCTGCAAGTGTATGTTAGTAACCTATAACATACACTTGCAGATTATTTTTCGTGCTTTCTTCATTTTAAAAGGTTTAGTAACCTAAAATGACACAAGAGACAGGCTAAGTATGCATTCTTAATTCGATCGATACGTGTAACATTACACGTATCGATCGAATTAAGAATCAAGATCGTGACTTAGAATCGTTTATTCAGGTGGATAAACCCTAAAAGGGTTAATTGAAGGAAAGTGgtataacaaaaatgaaatgTCTCGAATTTTCCTAATATTGAAATTGCAATAAAATGATTTCTACGTACATTTCTTTGAATGAAACCTAATTCCTGTCTACATATTTTCTAACCGGTATGTGTCATTGcaggaaaaaaaattgtccttttttcaataatattatgGTCCTCCTTGTCCTTGAAATTGGAGTCAGTTATAAATGAGCAAAGATTGCATAGGACGCATGTTTCAAGCTTATCACACCTTATTCCTACATTCATGTACtacaacattatatatatactatgcaTTTCAATAGTTAATTATCCGATTTTTCACCTTTCAGCACACAATCATTCCTTGAGTTGAATCATTTAGAAGACTGATTCTGATACTAGGGCATGCCAATAAGACTACCTTTTGATGCACACCACTTTTCAACTTAAAAGGAACTTATTGTACAATTATAGATTAAGTTCAACACAAAAATAGACCTAAATATCTTTGGCAACAACGCCAGTACGCAATGTAAGAACAGTGAACACAAATAGGACATGGTGTTAAACTGGTAACAAGTCCTAAAAGACGTTCATCTCTCTAGTGTTATACTTCAACACTATGCCCCTCCTCTTTTTGGTGACTTGAGTCTATTCCATTGCCAGTagtactttttcttttttttgaacaacccaTTGCCAGTAGTACAAAAACATCATAGGGTAGCTTTGTTCCTTTACCCTCTTGTGTTATTGTATATGCCTTTTCCAACAACGATTGTGTGGTATGCATGTGATATGTTTACCGTCTTTAATtccaaaatgaaatatttttcagTAGAATAAGGAGAGGCCATATTTAGTTTCTAggaattgtatttttttttgacatatgACGTCTATTTTATTTCCCAAATAAAAAGTGGTCTAGACCATAATAAAACAACcaacaaaacataaatcttaataaaaagTACGTGGAGTCTTGGCTAACGAATCGTCTGTCCGGTTGTGCGCTCGTGGACAATAGAGCACTCGTGGACATTAGAAATCTTGAAAATA includes:
- the LOC108827474 gene encoding sugar transport protein 14, with product MAGGVLADEGALKRAHLYEHRITAYFIFACIVGSLGGSLFGYDLGVSGGVTSMDDFLIEFFPGIYKRKQMHMHETDYCKYDNQILTLFTSSLYFAGLISTFGASYVTRIYGRRGSILVGSVSFFLGGVVNAAAKNILMLILGRIFLGIGIGFGNQAVPLYLSEMAPAKIRGTVNQLFQLTTCIGILVANLINYKTDQIHPWGWRLSLGLAVVPATLMFIGGLFLPETPNSLVEQGKLEEAKAVLIKVRGTNNIEAEFQDLVEASEAARAVKNPFRNLLARRNRPQLVIGAIGLPAFQQLTGMNSILFYAPVMFQSLGFGGSASFISSTMTNAALVIAAIMSMYSADKFGRRFLLLEASVEMFCYMVVVGVTLALKFGEGKELPKSLGLVLVILICLFVLAYGRSWGPMGWLVPSEIFPLETRSAGQSVVVCVNLFFTALIAQCFLVSLCHLKYGIFLLFAGLVFGMGSFVYFLLPETKQVPIEEVYLLWRQHWLWKRYVDDEQTNR
- the LOC108823561 gene encoding protein LAZ1 homolog 1, which gives rise to MEWRGILCSLFFILSVGESSSRFRIMWLPNLGGVDFVAGTYFTWPILSASVFVAVAFLLSMYLIFQHLASYNQPEEQKFLIGLILMVPVYALESFLSLVNSEAAFNCEVIRDCYEAFALYCFERYMIACLDGEEGTIEFMEQQTVITQTTPLLEGTCSYKVVEHPFPMNCFLKDWNLGPQFYHAVKIGIVQYMILKMICALLAMLLEAFGVYGEGKFQWNYGYPYLAVVLNFSQTWALYCLVQFYNVIKDKLAPIKPLAKFLTFKSIVFLTWWQGIIVAFLFSMGLFKGSLAKELKTRIQDYIICIEMGVAAVVHLYVFPAAPYKRGERCVRNVAVMSDYASIDTPPDPEEVKDSERTTRIRYGRHDDESEKRLNFPQSVRDVVMGSGEIIADDMRFTVSHVVEPVERGIAKINRTFHQISENVKRFEQQKKKKGKTKDDSYVIPLNPWTREVRENLHEGGSVSDSGLGSTTKRHHHESSISGLWTRMRR
- the LOC108827150 gene encoding probable acyl-activating enzyme 4, whose translation is MELLLPHPSNSSPLTVLGFLERAASVYGDSPSLLHATTVHTWSETHSRCLRIASTLSSSSLGINRGQVVSVIGPNVPSVYELQFAVPMSGAILNNINPRLDANALSVLLRHSETKLVFVDHHSSSLVLEAVSFLSKNEKPRLVLLQDDVNNMTSLSSDVEFLDTYEGVMERGDAKFKWVRPSSEWNPMVLNYTSGTTSSPKGVVLSHRAVFMSTVNSLLDWSMPNRPVYLWTLPMFHANGWSYTWGTAAVGATNICLRRVDAKTIYELIDEHHVTHMCAAPMVLNMLTNYPARRQLKQPVRVMTAGSPPPETVISSAESLGFDVGHGYGLTETGCLNVSCAWKPEWDGLEASERSKLKSRQGIRTAVFADVDVRDTLTGKSVKHDGVTVGEIVFRGGSVMLGYYKDPEGTAASMREDGWFYTGDMGVMHPDGYLEVKDRSKDVIICGGENISSTEVETVLYTNPVVKEAAVVAKPDKMWGETPCAFVSLKSRDGVIVSEKEIREFCKRKLPKYMVPRNVVFQEELPKTSTGKIQKFLLRQMAKSMP